The genomic interval TTTAATCTGGGGCGGATATGCTACTGTATCTATTGGTTACATTGGTCTTAGCGAAGTTTCTGAACTTATATATGGTAAAAACTTTGCCTTAGATGAAGAATCATATGATAAAACATTTAAAATTTTAGAATATATTTCTAAAAAAGTTAAAGAATTTAAAGATGAAACAAAATTAGGATTCGCTCTTTATTCTACACCTTCTGAATCTCTTTGCGATAGATTTGCCCAAATAGATTTAAAAGAGTTTGGTCCGATTGAAGGAATCACTGATAAAGAATATTACGATAACTCTTTCCACGTTTCTTCTAAAATTAAAATAAATCCTTTTGAGAAATTGAGATTAGAGGCTCCTGGACATACTTTAGCAGCTGGTGGGCATATCAGTTATATTGAAACTGATTCTTTAAAGAAAAACCTTGAAGCTGTATATCAAGTTTTAAGATATGCTCAATCAATTGGAATTCACTATATGGGAATTAATCAACCAGTTGATAAATGTCACATCTGTAACTTTAATGGAGAATTTTTAGCAACAGAAAGAGGATTTGAATGTCCACAATGTGGAAATCATGATTCTACTAAAATGAATGTTATAAGAAGAGTATGTGGTTACTTAGCTCAACCTGATTCTAGACCTTTCAATAAAGGAAAACAAAAAGAGGTTATAAATAGAGTTAAACATATGTAAAATGATGGGAGATTGATTATGAATTATTCTGGTATTAAATATACAGATATGATTAACGGGGAAGGTATTAGAGTTAGTCTTTTTGTAAGTGGTTGTTCACACTATTGTAAAGATTGTTTTAATTCTGATACTTGGGATCCAAATTATGGTTCTCTATTTACTGAAGAAATTGAAAATGATATTTTAAACTATTTTAAAAAATATGATAAAAGTATAAAAGGATTATCTTTATTAGGAGGAGATCCTACATATATCAGCAATATAGATCCTCTTGTGTCTTTTATAAAGAAATTTAAAAATCTTTTTCCTGAAAAAGATATCTGGATTTGGTCAGGTTTTACTTGGGAAGCTATTATTGAAAGCCCAAAGTTATTATCTCTTATAGAATTATGTGATATTTTAGTCGATGGAAAGTTTCGAATAGAAGAAAAAGATTTAAATCTTAAATGGCGTGGTAGTAAAAATCAAAGAGTCATTAATATAAAAAAAAGTTTAGAGTTAAAAG from Cetobacterium somerae carries:
- the nrdG gene encoding anaerobic ribonucleoside-triphosphate reductase activating protein, producing MNYSGIKYTDMINGEGIRVSLFVSGCSHYCKDCFNSDTWDPNYGSLFTEEIENDILNYFKKYDKSIKGLSLLGGDPTYISNIDPLVSFIKKFKNLFPEKDIWIWSGFTWEAIIESPKLLSLIELCDILVDGKFRIEEKDLNLKWRGSKNQRVINIKKSLELKETIKYID